TTTTCGGCATTCTTAATCTCAAGCGTTAGGGTTTCCCTTTCATCAAGCACCTTTCACTCCCTTCACTTTTGCCCTTTCAAGTGCACCTATCACTGGTAAAGCTATTATTAGGCTTATTATTCCGCCTATTGCGTGCCACACACCCCAAAACGTCAGCGACCAATCAAGTGATCTTCCCATGAAAACTGTTCCAATCACTACGCCGGCAAAATACGCGGAAATTATTGTTGCAATGGTTGCCACTGCCATGTTGTAAGGTTTGAGGCTGATTTTATGCTTGCATATTGCCATTATGGCGTCGAAGAGAATAGCTGACGCTAGGAAACCTATAATTTGTGTTGATGCTGGCCTCATTGCCAGCACTATTATGGCGCCTATTGTGCCGACCATTGAGGGTATTCCGGTTTTGCCAGAAGCCCATGTGGCTAAAAGCAGAGTGAAATAGACGGAGAAGTCGCAAAATATGGGTAAACGAAAAAGTGTGAACCCTAAGGGTCCAACTGTTATGTTTAATATTGCCCACATGGCTGAAAAGACTGCTATTATGGCTATGTCAACTGGTTTGAGGGACATTTAATCATCTTCGTAATACTTTTTTCTAGAAACGTAATACCAATATACATAAAAACTTTATGGTTAAAACACAAAAATAAAACCGTGGTTCCCCATGGCAAAAACTAGGAAAACGGGGAAAATAGTGCGGATAAGCGTAACCTTTCCGCCAGATTTGCTGAAAGATTTTGATGAAGTTACCAGTAAAATGGGTTACGAAAATCGTTCTAAGGCTGTTCAGGACGCCGTTAGACTTTTTATCTCTGAACGTAAGTGGCTTCATGAGGAGAAGGGTCTCCAAGCTGGAGTTTTAATGCTTCTCTACGACCATGAGGTTAGGGGTCTGGAGGACGCCCTAACAGATGTGCAGCACCACTATGCTGGCATAATCTCCTCAACAATGCACATTCACCTAACCGAGCGGGACTGCTTAGAGGCTATAGCGGTTAAAGGCGACGCCGCTGAAATTCGACGATTAAGCGATGAACTGTCTTCGAAACGGGGCGTTAAAATTCTAAAAACAATGATTGTTTCGCTTTAAAAGGCTTTTAACGTGTTATTTCAAACATTTTTTCCAGGGCTTTTCTTGCTTTGCCTGCTATGGGCTCTGGGACCTTGACCACGTGTCTCTCCTCTTTAAGGGCTATGTAAATCCTTTCAAGGGTGTTAAGCTTCATGTTGGGGCAGACAGCGCCCTCGTAAGCCAAAATAAAACGTTTACCTGGATTGTCCTTCCTTAAACGGTGGAGAAGCCCCTCTTCGGTGGCTACAATAAATGTTTCTGCGTTGCTTTCCTTTGCGTAACGGCACATTTGGGATGTACTCCCAATAAAGTCGGCTATTTTCCGCATTTCAGCCGTGCACTCTGGATGAACCATGACAACAGCGTCTGGAAAATCAGCTTTTAGAACCTGCACTTCTTCCGGTTGGAAGAGAAGATGGGTTGGGCAGAAGCCCCGTTCCGGAATTGGAATAATTGTTTTACCAGTTTTTTCCTGCACGTATTCTGCCAAGTTGTGGTCTGGTCCAAAAAGAACTGTTTCAGCGTCCAGGGCGTTTATCACTTCAACAGCGTTGGCGGAGGTGCAGCAGACATCGCAGTAAGCCTTTGCAGAAGCCAAAGTGTTAACGTATAGGACCAGTGGCACAAGGGGGTAGAGCACCCGCATCCTCTTAATTTCGTCAACGGTGAGCATCTGAGCCATAGGGCAGCGGGCGCCAGCAGAGGGCAGCAAAACCTTCTTTTCCGGGTTCAAAATAGCTGCGGATTCAGCCATGAAATCAACGGCTGCAAAAACAATTATTTCGGCTTCCTTCTCCTCCATGGCTTTTCTGCTGAGTTCTATGCTGTCCCCTACGTAGTCGGCGATGTCTTGAACCTCTGGCCTCTGATAGTTGTGAGCCAAAATGACGGCTTTCTTCTCCTTCTTCAACTGCAATATTTTTTCGGCAAGAGCCATTTCCAACTTCGCCTTTAAGCATCTTCAAAAGCACACGGCGAGATATATGCCTTTATCTTTAAATAACGCTGTTGCATAACAAATCAAATAGCAATTGTTAAAACACTGCGAAGCCCCAACTACACATAGAGATGGGGAAGCTTAGATTTTTCGCCACCACGGTTATAGGGCTGGAGGATGTAGCCTCAAAAGAGGTTGAAAACCTAACGGGAGTTGAAGCCGAACAAGATGTCGGCAGAATAGCCTTCCAAGGAAGCCTAGAAGACGTTTACCTCCTAAATTTGAAGGCTTCCACCATCAACAAGATCTTCATTGAACTTTGCAGGTCAACTTTTCAGAGCCTAAACGACATTTACAAGCTTGTAAAAAGTTTGGACTACACTTGGATATTGGACGCGCAGCAAACCTTTGCAATAAGAAGCGAAAGAATCGGCGTACATAGCTTCACAAGCATGGATGTTTCCCGCATCGCCGGACAAGCGGTAATCGATTCTTTCGCCAACGC
This sequence is a window from Candidatus Bathyarchaeia archaeon. Protein-coding genes within it:
- the nadA gene encoding quinolinate synthase NadA, encoding MALAEKILQLKKEKKAVILAHNYQRPEVQDIADYVGDSIELSRKAMEEKEAEIIVFAAVDFMAESAAILNPEKKVLLPSAGARCPMAQMLTVDEIKRMRVLYPLVPLVLYVNTLASAKAYCDVCCTSANAVEVINALDAETVLFGPDHNLAEYVQEKTGKTIIPIPERGFCPTHLLFQPEEVQVLKADFPDAVVMVHPECTAEMRKIADFIGSTSQMCRYAKESNAETFIVATEEGLLHRLRKDNPGKRFILAYEGAVCPNMKLNTLERIYIALKEERHVVKVPEPIAGKARKALEKMFEITR
- the nikR gene encoding nickel-responsive transcriptional regulator NikR, with translation MAKTRKTGKIVRISVTFPPDLLKDFDEVTSKMGYENRSKAVQDAVRLFISERKWLHEEKGLQAGVLMLLYDHEVRGLEDALTDVQHHYAGIISSTMHIHLTERDCLEAIAVKGDAAEIRRLSDELSSKRGVKILKTMIVSL